A genomic stretch from Desulfohalobium retbaense DSM 5692 includes:
- a CDS encoding transporter substrate-binding domain-containing protein, whose protein sequence is MRVRKLLAVMIGCVMAVALLGTAAQSADVREALSQASALEQIQKRGNLRVGFSTFKPWAMKNKKGEFIGFEIDVAKALAADMGVEPEFVPTKWSGIIPALLTGKFDIIIGGMGIRPQRNLKVNFSVPYDHSGMSIVAHKSVAPGYESLEDFNKPSVTIAARIGTTAAQAAKTHMPEATIRLFDDEAQALQELLTQRAHAMVASQPLPEQQAILHKERLYLPLDGETFTTEPIGFAIRKGDIDFLNFLNNWVRVKKAEGWLQERHAYWFTTMDWEDQIQ, encoded by the coding sequence ATGCGTGTACGCAAGCTATTGGCAGTGATGATTGGTTGCGTGATGGCAGTGGCCCTTTTGGGGACGGCGGCCCAGTCAGCGGATGTGCGCGAAGCCCTGAGCCAGGCAAGCGCACTGGAACAGATCCAGAAACGAGGAAATTTGCGGGTCGGATTCTCGACCTTCAAGCCGTGGGCCATGAAAAACAAGAAAGGGGAATTCATCGGCTTCGAGATTGATGTGGCCAAGGCATTGGCCGCGGATATGGGGGTCGAACCGGAATTTGTGCCCACGAAATGGTCCGGTATTATTCCGGCATTGTTGACCGGGAAGTTCGATATCATCATTGGTGGCATGGGAATTCGGCCTCAGCGCAACCTCAAAGTGAACTTCAGTGTTCCCTACGACCATTCCGGGATGTCCATTGTGGCCCACAAATCAGTCGCCCCTGGGTATGAGAGTCTGGAGGATTTCAATAAACCCTCGGTGACAATCGCTGCGAGGATTGGGACCACCGCGGCCCAGGCAGCCAAAACACATATGCCCGAGGCCACCATCCGATTGTTTGATGACGAAGCCCAAGCCCTTCAGGAGTTGTTGACTCAGCGGGCCCACGCTATGGTGGCCAGCCAGCCCCTGCCTGAACAGCAGGCGATACTGCACAAGGAGCGGCTGTACCTGCCCCTTGACGGCGAGACATTCACCACCGAACCCATCGGTTTCGCGATCCGCAAGGGAGATATTGACTTCCTGAACTTTTTGAATAATTGGGTCCGGGTCAAAAAGGCTGAAGGTTGGCTGCAAGAGCGCCACGCCTATTGGTTCACGACCATGGACTGGGAGGACCAGATCCAATAG
- a CDS encoding amino acid ABC transporter permease, translating into MWQRPAKWTWFDTLFLAVVVGGGSWLLHNAATELAYKWQWEVIPQYLVRYDEQAGHWVPNLLLQGLLTTIRLSFWSTLLATCIGVVMGLFRVSPSLFKRLIAQSYVVLSRNLPPLVLVFLLYYFFSDQLLPSLGLQEMVGRFPPLAQKIIALVFAEPAQLMTTISAVVTLALYEGAYITEIVRSGIQSIERGQWEAAYALGLSKFEQLRYVILPQAVRRVIPPLTGQFISTIKDSAIVSVISVPELTFQGMELMAATYLTFEVWITVTVLYFLLTFSCSLLARRIEVFLQKRD; encoded by the coding sequence TTGTGGCAACGGCCTGCCAAATGGACCTGGTTTGACACCTTGTTTCTGGCTGTTGTCGTGGGCGGCGGTTCCTGGCTGTTACACAACGCCGCCACGGAACTGGCCTATAAATGGCAGTGGGAGGTCATTCCCCAATATCTGGTCCGCTATGATGAGCAGGCCGGGCATTGGGTTCCCAATCTTTTGCTACAGGGGCTTTTGACCACCATTCGGCTGAGCTTTTGGAGTACGTTGCTGGCGACGTGCATTGGCGTGGTCATGGGGCTGTTTCGCGTCAGCCCGAGCCTGTTCAAACGGCTCATCGCCCAGAGCTATGTCGTGCTCAGCCGGAATCTGCCCCCGTTGGTCCTGGTCTTTCTGCTCTATTATTTTTTCAGCGATCAATTGTTGCCCAGCCTTGGATTGCAGGAGATGGTGGGGCGGTTCCCCCCTCTGGCCCAAAAGATCATCGCTCTCGTTTTTGCCGAACCCGCGCAACTCATGACCACGATTTCCGCCGTGGTCACCCTGGCCCTGTATGAGGGGGCCTATATCACCGAAATCGTCCGTTCCGGGATCCAATCCATTGAGCGTGGTCAGTGGGAAGCGGCGTACGCCCTGGGGTTGTCCAAGTTCGAACAACTCCGGTATGTTATCCTGCCCCAGGCCGTGCGGCGTGTGATCCCGCCCCTGACCGGACAGTTTATTTCTACGATCAAGGATTCCGCAATTGTTTCTGTTATTTCTGTACCGGAGTTGACTTTTCAAGGCATGGAACTCATGGCGGCTACCTATTTGACCTTTGAGGTCTGGATTACCGTCACGGTTCTGTATTTTCTGCTGACCTTCAGCTGTTCGCTTCTAGCCAGGCGGATAGAAGTTTTCCTTCAAAAACGGGATTAG